From the Musa acuminata AAA Group cultivar baxijiao chromosome BXJ3-7, Cavendish_Baxijiao_AAA, whole genome shotgun sequence genome, one window contains:
- the LOC135642122 gene encoding protein REPRESSOR OF SILENCING 3-like, whose amino-acid sequence MEECASGVASSLMINRIFIGGLSTSVTAADLEKTFLSLGRVHNMEFVRSNGRSFAFVDFEPNSDKALAKLFAVYNGCTWKGGKLRLEKAKEHYLVRLKREWAEDVKVNGPPDLDVVKSLDHSDKSGCLSQENANLRIFFPKLRKVKTLSYKGTGKHKYSFQRVVVPSLPIHFCDCEEHCGPSETANETYISALNSAAYEKERSIMTGVMNKLLEKEENEVPASGVKSIAAQAIIVNTSDDDIKPKQTEEAQETDADFVTNIGVGESDDMLMQLLGKKAQSVDQVQELRTGIPQPFTEGLSQKKACSLKKQKITTTVTSEVTSSQATSPTVVGTEDEFASILTRSEDLKDDKVNKILAEDSAGKNQAQNATTTVISATSNTWIQKSSWRDLVGESDSSTFSISHVLPRISSIAPTASNAKDSVTKPFAAPKKRKREPDGEGSTDVKVKQNTRLEKIISHSLPGVPGNIDRRKATTTDTTDGEHQNNLQQGRSIPKINIGEVCTFMRSAESEKEWLKAKATLSGYLKKKGGDTNASKEPKLKPSRR is encoded by the exons ATGGAGGAGTGTGCTTCTGGTGTTGCTTCTAGTTTAATGATCAACAGGATTTTCATTGGTGGCCTGAGTACAAGTGTGACAGCTGCTGACTTGGAGAAGACATTCTTGTCGCTAGGCAGAGTGCATAATATGGAGTTTGTGCGCTCAAATGGACGGAGCTTTGCTTTCGTGGACTTCGAGCCTAACTCTGACAAAGCTTTGGCGAAGCTGTTTGCAGTT TACAATGGATGCACTTGGAAAGGAGGGAAACTGCGACTTGAAAAGGCTAAAGAACATTATCTGGTTCGCTTGAAGAGGGAGTGGGCTGAAGATGTTAAAGTCAATGGACCACCTGATCTTGATGTTGTGAAAAGTTTAGATCATTCAGACAAGTCAGGATGCTTAAGTCAGGAGAATGCTAACCTTCGAATTTTTTTCCCAAAGTTGAGAAAG GTAAAGACACTGTCGTATAAAGGAACAGGGAAGCACAAGTACAGTTTTCAACGTGTTGTAGTGCCTTCCCTACCAATTCATTTTTGTGACTGTGAGGAACATTGTGGGCCATCTGAAACAGCCAATGAAACATATATCTCTGCTCTGAATTCTGCAGCATATGAGAAAGAACGAAGTATTATGACAGGTGTAATGAACAAACTtcttgagaaggaagagaatgaaGTCCCTGCATCTGGGGTGAAAAGCATTGCCGCACAAGCCATTATTGTAAATACCTCTGATGATGACATTAAGCCAAAACAAACTGAAGAAGCTCAGGAAACAGATGCAGACTTTGTTACCAACATTGGGGTGGGAGAAAGTGATGACATGTTGATGCAGTTATTAGGCAAGAAGGCACAATCTGTGGATCAG GTTCAGGAGTTGAGAACTGGTATACCCCAACCTTTTACAGAAGGGCTTTCTCAAAAGAAAGCATGCTCTCTAAAGAAGCAGAAGATCACAACTACTGTTACTTCTGAAGTCACATCAAGTCAGGCAACCTCTCCAACAGTGGTGGGGACTGAAGATGAATTTGCTTCCATATTAACCAGAAGTGAAGATTTAAAGGATGATAAAGTAAACAAGATTTTAGCGGAAGATTCAGCTGGCAAAAATCAAGCTCAAAATGCCACAACTACTGTTATATCAGCAACAAGCAACACCTGGATACAGAAATCCTCATGGAGAGATCTTGTTGGGGAGTCAGACAGCAGCACATTCAGCATATCACATGTATTGCCTCGCATCAGTTCAATAGCACCAACGGCATCGAATGCTAAGGATTCTGTCACCAAGCCTTTTGCTgcaccaaagaagaggaagagggaaccTGATGGAGAGGGTTCAACAGATGTTAAGGTGAAACAAAATACCAGACTTGAGAAGATTATATCACATAGTCTTCCTGGGGTGCCAGGGAACATAGACAGAAGGAAAGCAACTACTACAGATACCACCGATGGAGAGCATCAGAACAATCTGCAGCAGGGAAGAAGTATCCCAAAAATTAACATCGGGGAAGTTTGCACCTTCATGCGCAGTGCCGAGTCCGAAAAGGAGTGGTTGAAGGCAAAAGCAACTCTAAGTGGGTACCTGAAGAAGAAAGGTGGAGACACCAACGCATCTAAGGAACCCAAACTCAAGCCATCCAGGAGATGA
- the LOC103991758 gene encoding pentatricopeptide repeat-containing protein At5g52850, chloroplastic has protein sequence MRCGWIEAFVVSLHPYKRNPMVALPLASSHRRWFQTFLGVSLEFHLPQLHHLNSYPSHITEDLCLSLLSLCSKPKSARQGICVHSPIIKLCFHDHLSLNNHLLCLYSKFCGVGTARKLFDELTSRDVVTWSTIISAFSRVKNHEEALGLFKCMLTRSPLTGPNEFIYSSAICCAASLRLLDLGAQIHAHVQKRGFETNAVVGSALLDVYSKCGRFQEASEIFASMDYRDVVSWTTMISALIEAKNWVGALRLYLLMIEGGTSPTEYTFAKLLRACGCFFGLRVGMMLHAHLVLWGMELNLVLKTALVDMYSKCHRMRDALKVFLQTADSDVMLWTTMISGHSQAERYLEAITMFHDMKDAGVTPNSFTYSGVLSACSSAPEPELGRQIHCRVIKAGLEDDVSVANALVDLYAKHSRDLDDTVRAFAAIVSPNIVSWTAFMAGLARHGLEQKVLLALVEMRLTGVEPNSFSLSTVLSSCNSVEALAHARKLHSYMIKTKVDASDLSAGNSLVDVYARFGRVDDAWAVAHTMMARRDVLTYTTLAKGLNQVGLHRRALDMIAYMHEEDLSIDGFSLACFLSATAGLAAMQSGKQLHGFSVKSGLLSWISVSNGLVDMYGKCGSVEEARRVFAAIEEPNVVSWNGLISGLASNSRFVEALSAFEDMRLARAQPDGITFLLVLYACSHGGLPDAGVEYFNSMQELHGVAPQQDHYVCLVDMLGRAGRLEEAACTIETMPFQPDALVYKTLLASCKQRSNMVLGECMARKALEIDPSDPAIYVLLAGIYDDAGNVEWAEQTRRMMRERAKRKSLGQSWL, from the coding sequence ATGAGATGTGGTTGGATCGAAGCTTTCGTCGTCTCTCTTCACCCTTACAAGAGAAATCCTATGGTGGCCCTTCCTTTGGCTTCCTCTCATAGAAGATGGTTCCAGACTTTTCTCGGCGTATCGCTCGAGTTTCACCTTCCGCAGCTTCACCATCTCAATTCCTATCCCTCACATATTACTGAGGATTTGTGCCTGAGTCTGCTCTCCTTGTGCTCCAAACCAAAGTCAGCAAGGCAGGGAATCTGCGTTCACAGCCCTATCATCAAGCTATGTTTCCATGATCACCTGTCGCTGAACAACCACCTCCTCTGTCTCTACTCAAAATTTTGTGGTGTCGGCACTGCGCGGAAGCTGTTCGATGAATTGACTAGCAGAGACGTCGTAACATGGAGCACCATCATCTCGGCGTTTAGTCGGGTCAAGAACCATGAGGAAGCACTTGGATTGTTCAAGTGCATGTTGACTCGCTCTCCTCTTACCGGTCCTAATGAGTTCATTTACTCCAGCGCCATCTGCTGCGCCGCCTCGCTCAGGTTACTGGACCTTGGAGCTCAAATTCATGCCCACGTTCAAAAGCGTGGATTTGAGACCAATGCTGTCGTTGGAAGCGCTCTGCTTGACGTCTACTCAAAATGCGGCAGGTTCCAAGAAGCATCTGAGATCTTTGCTTCGATGGACTACAGGGACGTCGTCTCGTGGACCACCATGATCTCGGCTCTCATCGAAGCGAAGAACTGGGTGGGAGCATTGCGGCTGTATTTGCTCATGATCGAAGGCGGAACTTCTCCTACCGAGTACACCTTCGCCAAGCTTCTCAGGGCTTGTGGGTGCTTCTTCGGCCTTCGCGTTGGTATGATGCTTCACGCTCACCTGGTCCTGTGGGGAATGGAGCTCAATCTGGTGCTGAAGACGGCGCTCGTCGACATGTATTCGAAATGCCACCGGATGAGGGATGCACTTAAAGTGTTTCTCCAGACGGCAGACTCAGATGTAATGCTGTGGACGACGATGATCTCTGGACACTCCCAAGCAGAACGCTACCTGGAGGCAATCACTATGTTCCATGACATGAAGGATGCAGGGGTGACGCCGAATTCCTTCACCTACTCCGGAGTCCTCAGTGCCTGTTCATCTGCTCCTGAGCCAGAACTGGGAAGGCAGATTCACTGTCGGGTGATCAAGGCAGGATTGGAAGATGATGTATCAGTTGCCAACGCACTGGTAGACTTGTACGCCAAACACTCCCGGGATCTAGATGACACAGTGCGCGCCTTCGCAGCCATTGTATCTCCCAACATCGTCTCGTGGACAGCTTTCATGGCCGGGCTTGCTCGACACGGACTCGAGCAGAAGGTGCTCCTGGCTTTGGTGGAAATGCGACTTACCGGAGTGGAACCGAATTCTTTCTCCCTGTCGACTGTTCTCAGCAGCTGCAACTCCGTAGAAGCTCTGGCTCATGCCCGAAAGCTCCACTCTTACATGATTAAGACCAAGGTGGACGCGTCGGATTTGTCTGCCGGGAACTCGCTGGTGGATGTCTACGCTAGATTTGGGAGGGTGGACGACGCGTGGGCCGTCGCGCACACGATGATGGCTCGCAGGGACGTGCTCACGTACACGACCTTGGCCAAGGGGTTGAATCAGGTTGGCCTTCACCGGAGGGCACTGGACATGATCGCGTACATGCACGAGGAAGACTTGAGTATCGATGGTTTCAGCCTCGCCTGCTTCCTATCCGCTACTGCGGGCTTGGCGGCAATGCAATCCGGTAAGCAGCTGCATGGCTTCTCGGTGAAGTCCGGCCTCCTGAGCTGGATCTCGGTCTCGAATGGCCTCGTCGACATGTACGGCAAATGCGGAAGCGTAGAGGAGGCTCGCAGGGTCTTCGCGGCAATCGAAGAGCCAAACGTGGTGTCATGGAACGGATTAATATCCGGCCTGGCGTCGAACAGCCGTTTCGTGGAAGCGCTGTCCGCTTTCGAGGACATGAGACTGGCAAGAGCTCAGCCCGACGGTATCACCTTCTTGCTGGTGCTGTACGCCTGCAGCCATGGCGGACTACCCGACGCCGGCGTCGAGTACTTCAACTCCATGCAGGAATTGCATGGCGTGGCACCGCAGCAAGATCACTATGTTTGCTTGGTCGACATGCTGGGGCGGGCGGGCAGGTTGGAGGAGGCGGCTTGCACCATCGAAACGATGCCGTTCCAGCCTGACGCGCTGGTGTACAAGACGTTGCTGGCTTCTTGCAAGCAGCGCAGCAACATGGTGCTTGGAGAGTGCATGGCGAGGAAGGCGCTGGAGATCGACCCATCGGATCCGGCGATCTACGTGCTGCTCGCGGGCATCTACGACGATGCAGGGAACGTGGAGTGGGCCGAGCAGACTCGCCGGATGATGAGGGAGAGGGCAAAGAGGAAGAGCCTGGGCCAGAGCTGGCTGTGA